One genomic region from Yersinia canariae encodes:
- the queG gene encoding tRNA epoxyqueuosine(34) reductase QueG, whose translation MAHPLDLNQLAQHIKQWGQSLGFQQVGICDTDLSAEEPRLQAWLDKQYHGEMAWMARHGMLRARAHELLPGTLRVISVRMNYLPAKAAFASTLKNAELGYVSRYALGRDYHKLLRQRLKKLGDMIQNYCLEQTGDDINFRPFVDSAPIMERSLAAKSGIGWVGKHSLILNRDAGSWFFLGELLIDLPLPVDTPQEEQCGRCVACITTCPTGAIVAPYTVDARRCISYLTIELEGAIPEEFRPLMGNRIYGCDDCQLICPWNRFSQLTDEEDFSPRAVLHTPQLLDLFAWNEEKFLRVTEGSAIRRIGHLRWLRNISVALGNAPYLDKIVLALEARRGIDSMLDEHIEWAISQQLKRRSTLIGDVQLPQKKRLVRAIEKGLPRDA comes from the coding sequence ATGGCACACCCCCTCGATCTGAATCAATTAGCCCAACATATCAAGCAATGGGGGCAATCGCTAGGTTTCCAGCAAGTCGGTATCTGCGATACTGATTTGTCAGCGGAAGAACCGCGCTTACAGGCCTGGCTTGATAAACAATATCATGGCGAAATGGCCTGGATGGCCCGCCACGGTATGTTACGCGCGCGCGCCCATGAATTATTACCCGGCACTTTACGGGTGATTAGCGTGCGGATGAATTATCTGCCCGCCAAGGCGGCATTTGCCAGCACATTAAAGAATGCAGAATTGGGGTATGTCAGTCGTTATGCATTGGGCCGTGACTATCATAAATTATTACGCCAGCGCCTGAAAAAATTGGGCGATATGATTCAGAATTATTGTCTGGAGCAGACAGGCGATGATATCAATTTCCGCCCGTTTGTCGATTCGGCCCCGATAATGGAGCGCTCGCTGGCCGCCAAATCCGGCATTGGCTGGGTTGGTAAGCACTCACTGATATTAAATCGCGATGCTGGCTCCTGGTTCTTCCTCGGTGAGCTGCTTATTGACTTACCGCTACCTGTCGATACCCCCCAAGAAGAACAATGTGGCCGTTGTGTCGCCTGCATCACGACCTGCCCGACCGGGGCTATCGTGGCCCCTTATACTGTTGATGCACGCCGCTGTATCTCTTACCTGACGATTGAACTGGAAGGCGCGATACCTGAAGAATTTCGTCCACTAATGGGTAATCGTATTTATGGTTGTGATGATTGCCAATTAATCTGTCCTTGGAATCGTTTCTCACAATTAACCGATGAGGAGGATTTCAGTCCGCGCGCTGTGTTGCATACACCGCAGTTACTGGATTTATTTGCCTGGAATGAAGAAAAATTTTTGCGGGTCACTGAGGGCTCAGCCATCCGGCGAATTGGCCACCTGCGCTGGTTACGCAATATCTCGGTCGCGTTAGGCAATGCGCCCTATCTCGATAAGATTGTATTGGCATTGGAAGCGCGTCGCGGTATTGACTCCATGTTAGATGAACATATTGAATGGGCAATCTCACAGCAATTGAAAAGACGGTCTACACTGATTGGGGATGTTCAATTGCCGCAGAAAAAACGGCTGGTGAGAGCGATTGAAAAAGGCCTGCCACGAGATGCCTGA